Within the Platichthys flesus chromosome 8, fPlaFle2.1, whole genome shotgun sequence genome, the region CGAGTCGGTGAGCGAGAAGGCGGCTCCCGGCACCGTGATTGCGCTGCTGAGTGTCACGGACCGAGACGCAGAGGAGAACGGTCAGATCAACGTGGAAATCCTCGGTGATGtccctttcaaattaaaatcctccTTCAGGAATTATTTTACCATCTTGACGGACGGGCCGCTGAACCGGGAGCTGGCGGAATCCTACTCTGTCACGGTGGTGGCGCGGGATAAAGGATCACCCTCACTCACCACCAGTAAGTCCATCCGAGTCCAGGTGTCCGATGAAAACGACAACGCGCCCACTTTTACTCAGACCATATATGATGTGTATGTGACAGAGAATAACGTGCCAGGGGCTTATATACACGCGGTGACGGCTCTGGACACGGACATCGGGCAGAATGCGCTCATCAGCTACTCCATATTAGAGTGTGACATCCAGGGCATGTCAGTCAAAACGTATGTGTCGATCAACGAGGAGACAGGCTATCTGTACGCTCTCAGGTCCTTCGATTATGAGCAGCTGAAGGATTTCACTTTCATGGTCCAAGCCAGAGACGCGGGCACCCCGGAGCTCTCCACCAACGCAACAGTCAAAGTCATCATCGTGGATCAAAATGACAATGCCCCGCTGGTGTTGGCCCCCCTGGGGAAGAACGGCACAGCCAGGGAGCCCCTGCCCCGCTCAGCTGAGCCGGGATACCTGGTGACCCGCATAGTGGCCATGGACGCGGACGACGGCGAGAACGCGCGGCTCTCCTACAGCATCCAGCGGGGGAACGAGAATGGCATGTTCAGGATGGACTGGAGGACGGGCGAGCTCCGCACGGCGAGGAGGGTGTCGGTCAAGCGTGACCCCCATCAGCTCTACGACCTGCTGATCGAGGTGAGGGACCACGGCCAGCCGCCGCTGTCCTCCAGCGCCAGCGTGATGGTCGTCCTGGTGGACAGTGTGGCTGAGGGCCACGGCAGCGGGGACAGGGCAGGCGCTGCTAAGGCCAAAGAGGGCACCCTGGACCTCACCCTGATCCTCATCATCGCCCTGGGCTCCgtctccttcatcttcctcctggtCATGATCGTGCTGGCCGTGCGCTGCCAGAAGGACAAGAAGCTTAACTTTTATACCTGCCTGACCAGCGAGTGCTGCCTgggctgcagctcctgctgctctcaTCAGGGCCGAGCGCGCAAGAAAAAGCTCAGCAAGTCGGATATCATGCTGGTGCAAAGCGCTGTTAACGTGAGTGGACCCAGTTCAACTCAAGTCCCCGTGGAGGAGTCAGGGAGCTTCGGCTCCCACCACCAAAATCAGAACTATTGCTATCAGGTATGTCTGACTCCAGAGTCTGCCAAAACCGACCTCATGTTCCTAAAGCCGTGTAGTCCCTCTAGGAGCACAGACACCGATCACAAGCCGTGCGGGGCCATAGTCACAGGGTACACAGACCAGCAGCCTGACATCATATCAAACGGCAGCATTTTATCAAGCGAGGTAAGAGTCCCTCTCATACCTTCCAGTTTAACTCCCCCTCCATCCAGAGACCCTCAGCATGTGTAAAAAATCTGGTTCATACTCAGGATCCGTTTGAATCTGTTCAGATGACAGATAGAAAATATGTCTCCCCCCCAGATCAACAGCAGGTCTGAGGAGTTTTTAATGAAGTGCTATACATAATGCTGCTGGGACTTATCTCAGGAAAagcataaaacaaacacactgtttagACCACTGGTTGCTGACATGTAACCTTTAACAGTCCTCAGGGAGCTCAGCTGTGACATAGTAATTATTGCATGATCATGTTTAGCTCCCATGTctctgaaatgataaaaaaaaagccagaaaAGGAGATGAGAATAGACGCAATGTGTGGTTGGTCAGAGCTGCt harbors:
- the pcdh10b gene encoding protocadherin-10b isoform X3, with product MIVFVIVLCITDGVLAQIRYSVPEEADHGTLVGNIAEDLGLDLTKLASRRFQVVPSSRTPYLEVNLENGVLFVSEKIDREQICKQSVSCQLNMEVFLENPLELFRVEIEVVDINDNPPSFPETDITVEISESATPGTRFPLESAFDPDVGSNALRTYDITTNNYFYLDVQTQADGNKFAELVLEKPLDREQQAAHRYVLTAVDGGQPPRTGTALLVVKVLDSNDNVPVFDQPVYTVSLPENAPVGTLVLQLNATDLDEGLNGEIVYSFSNHISSRVKDLFSIDPRTGRIEVRAEVDFEESGLYQIFVQAKDMGPNAVAAHCKVLVKVNDLNDNAPEITFSTVTESVSEKAAPGTVIALLSVTDRDAEENGQINVEILGDVPFKLKSSFRNYFTILTDGPLNRELAESYSVTVVARDKGSPSLTTSKSIRVQVSDENDNAPTFTQTIYDVYVTENNVPGAYIHAVTALDTDIGQNALISYSILECDIQGMSVKTYVSINEETGYLYALRSFDYEQLKDFTFMVQARDAGTPELSTNATVKVIIVDQNDNAPLVLAPLGKNGTAREPLPRSAEPGYLVTRIVAMDADDGENARLSYSIQRGNENGMFRMDWRTGELRTARRVSVKRDPHQLYDLLIEVRDHGQPPLSSSASVMVVLVDSVAEGHGSGDRAGAAKAKEGTLDLTLILIIALGSVSFIFLLVMIVLAVRCQKDKKLNFYTCLTSECCLGCSSCCSHQGRARKKKLSKSDIMLVQSAVNVSGPSSTQVPVEESGSFGSHHQNQNYCYQVCLTPESAKTDLMFLKPCSPSRSTDTDHKPCGAIVTGYTDQQPDIISNGSILSSETKHQRAELSYLVDRPRRVNSSAFQEADLVSSKDSGHGDSEQGDSDHDATNRGHSSGADLFSNCTEECKALGHSDRCWMPSFMPSDGRQGPDYRSNLHVPGMDSVPDTERGKGFASSFRVDISETA